From Candidatus Zixiibacteriota bacterium, the proteins below share one genomic window:
- the rimO gene encoding 30S ribosomal protein S12 methylthiotransferase RimO, giving the protein MKSNGKKRVYFKGLGCPKNEVDGDVILGHLQQRGVEVTAEAEHADYLLVNTCAFIQSAKAESIDEILKLAAVKSANGKKQRLIVSGCLSQRYPNELLTEIPEIDGMVGIDQFEKIGEVLDADSAYITRPPSRYKEMHAVQVLRDRPFAYLKIADGCDCRCSYCAIPMMRGDFRSRKLEAIESDVDRLLDHGVAELNLIAQDVAYYGFDLGRRPLDLLTMIENKPGRFWLRPFYLHPRFLTDEILDFFASSEKFCQYLECPIQHISSKLLKKMNRGYDREHIEKLVERLRAKLPHTVWRTTFIVGFPGETAKDFDELCDFVVEHKIHRAGVFGYSHEEGTASYRYKTVHSQRIIRQRQEELTRLINENAEEFNASLIGRELPVLIEEFDASSMSLTGRLYCDAPEIDFTIRVPAGKPQPLGFHPVRVADFTPEGFVGEYVVTPR; this is encoded by the coding sequence TTGAAATCTAATGGTAAGAAACGCGTCTACTTCAAGGGTCTGGGCTGTCCCAAGAACGAGGTAGACGGTGATGTCATATTGGGTCATTTGCAGCAGCGCGGCGTCGAAGTGACCGCTGAGGCAGAGCACGCGGATTATCTGCTGGTCAACACCTGCGCCTTCATCCAGTCGGCGAAGGCTGAGTCAATTGACGAGATTCTCAAGCTGGCGGCGGTCAAGAGTGCCAACGGCAAGAAGCAGCGATTGATCGTCTCCGGCTGTCTCTCACAGCGCTACCCGAACGAGTTGCTGACCGAAATCCCCGAAATCGACGGAATGGTCGGGATCGACCAGTTCGAGAAAATCGGCGAAGTGCTGGACGCCGACTCGGCTTACATCACGCGGCCGCCGAGCCGCTATAAAGAGATGCATGCCGTGCAGGTGCTGCGCGACCGGCCATTTGCCTACCTGAAAATTGCCGACGGCTGCGACTGCCGTTGTTCCTACTGCGCGATTCCGATGATGCGCGGCGATTTTCGCTCGCGCAAGCTGGAGGCGATTGAATCCGACGTTGATCGACTGCTCGATCACGGCGTTGCCGAGCTGAATCTGATCGCGCAGGACGTGGCCTATTACGGTTTCGACCTTGGCAGGCGTCCGCTCGATCTGTTGACCATGATTGAGAACAAGCCGGGCCGGTTCTGGCTGCGGCCGTTCTACCTGCACCCGCGTTTCCTGACCGATGAAATCCTTGACTTCTTTGCGTCTTCGGAGAAGTTCTGTCAATATCTCGAATGCCCGATTCAGCACATCTCGTCAAAACTGCTGAAGAAGATGAACCGCGGCTACGACCGCGAGCATATCGAGAAGCTGGTTGAACGGCTGCGCGCCAAGCTGCCGCACACGGTCTGGCGCACGACGTTCATCGTCGGCTTCCCGGGCGAAACCGCCAAGGACTTTGACGAGCTTTGCGATTTCGTCGTCGAGCACAAGATTCATCGCGCCGGGGTATTCGGCTACAGCCACGAAGAGGGAACCGCTTCTTATCGTTACAAAACCGTACATTCGCAGCGTATCATTCGCCAGCGCCAGGAAGAGCTGACGCGGCTGATCAATGAGAACGCTGAGGAGTTCAACGCTTCGCTGATCGGCCGGGAGTTGCCGGTGCTGATCGAGGAGTTTGACGCGTCGTCGATGTCGTTGACGGGCCGCCTTTACTGCGATGCCCCCGAGATCGACTTCACGATCCGCGTGCCGGCGGGCAAGCCGCAACCGCTTGGCTTCCATCCGGTGCGCGTCGCTGACTTCACCCCGGAGGGTTTCGTCGGCGAGTATGTCGTCACCCCCCGTTAG
- a CDS encoding outer membrane lipoprotein carrier protein LolA: MLIRILVWWALLPALLMAITAKEIADKSEAVYSEKKTFSVKFEQVVSTGEFFDDERTTGSMKLAYPKKYRIETPEQVFVSDGDTLWTYSDENRQVTVEPTNRLDDFVTPADYLFRLREHYELSYDSTEVIEKKPYHRLSLRSLKDDQYVRSMKVLIDPETYLIRRVMYRDINDNKISLDFHDWKLGATLKPEDFRFKTPAGVEEVRIP, encoded by the coding sequence ATGTTGATTCGGATATTGGTCTGGTGGGCTTTGCTGCCGGCGCTGTTAATGGCAATCACTGCCAAGGAAATCGCTGATAAGTCTGAGGCAGTCTATTCAGAAAAGAAGACCTTTTCTGTTAAGTTTGAACAGGTGGTTTCGACTGGCGAGTTCTTCGATGACGAGCGTACAACGGGGTCGATGAAGCTGGCATACCCAAAAAAGTACAGGATCGAAACTCCAGAACAAGTCTTTGTCTCCGATGGCGATACGTTGTGGACGTATTCGGATGAAAATCGTCAGGTTACCGTGGAACCCACAAATAGACTTGACGATTTCGTTACTCCTGCTGATTATCTGTTTAGACTCAGGGAGCATTACGAGCTTTCTTATGATTCCACGGAAGTGATCGAGAAGAAACCGTACCATCGGCTGTCCCTGCGTTCGCTCAAGGACGACCAGTACGTTCGATCGATGAAGGTATTGATTGACCCAGAGACTTACTTGATTAGAAGAGTCATGTATCGGGACATCAACGACAACAAGATCAGCCTGGACTTCCACGACTGGAAGCTGGGCGCAACTCTGAAGCCGGAAGACTTTCGTTTCAAAACCCCAGCCGGCGTAGAAGAGGTCCGTATTCCTTGA
- a CDS encoding lytic transglycosylase domain-containing protein: MSFERKLGVVLSRPVAYLFFLIYLAQSCVLIYFVYEYYDNRQTIHFQQKRITELEEKLQILKVIEDFQVGLTTEQIGTLAAVIDSESKRYLYDPRLLLAVILTESSMKNGQVSYQGAHGLMQIRPATAADVAGRTGLGWRGNDSLFDPAYNVRLGSRYLFELILKFGDVRKALVAYNWGETNLRTRLKAGEQIPSEYLRKVMARYQELCAKYDFEDPTI, from the coding sequence ATGAGTTTTGAACGCAAACTGGGAGTCGTACTCTCGCGCCCCGTCGCCTATCTGTTCTTCCTGATTTATCTGGCCCAATCGTGCGTGCTCATCTATTTCGTTTACGAGTACTACGACAATCGCCAGACGATTCACTTCCAGCAGAAGCGGATTACGGAGCTGGAAGAGAAGCTGCAGATTCTCAAAGTGATTGAGGACTTCCAGGTCGGGCTGACGACCGAGCAGATCGGGACACTGGCGGCGGTGATCGACTCGGAGAGCAAGCGTTACCTTTATGATCCGCGCCTGCTGCTGGCGGTGATCTTGACCGAGAGTTCGATGAAGAACGGCCAGGTTTCGTATCAGGGGGCGCATGGTTTGATGCAGATTCGTCCGGCCACGGCCGCCGACGTGGCGGGGCGCACAGGCCTGGGCTGGCGCGGCAATGATTCGCTGTTTGACCCGGCCTACAACGTCCGGCTGGGCAGCCGCTACTTATTCGAATTGATCCTCAAATTCGGTGATGTTCGCAAGGCTCTGGTTGCATATAATTGGGGTGAGACCAATTTGCGCACGCGCCTGAAGGCCGGGGAGCAAATCCCCTCGGAGTATCTGCGGAAGGTGATGGCGCGCTACCAGGAGCTCTGTGCAAAGTACGATTTCGAGGATCCTACTATTTAG
- a CDS encoding DNA translocase FtsK 4TM domain-containing protein, which translates to MGVKSFFHAGNRPEITGFLLIVLAIFLLLSLASYHQGDIEQFTPAEPAAPATIGEDPDYLISEGDYRDELEIAAQQEQAQAQGEQSLVNEELPEPRSLSFSELLDVRVENAAGIVGAFVAEYTLRGVGRSAFILTFVLILIGWKMLFGYQTSWIRNKMLVVFAFVFVLGTLLHLLDLSNTHIAETLTVSLSGALGLSIAQVIKSLFAVAGGFAILGATLIFLFFAIVPFRPGTIRKGLDTGVSVAGRSSKTAVFHLKEQSKTWMGSLRELIKRPPKAIEPELEPEVHPAQPVAEEAIPVYEVPVTPPPPRKEPEQLPLRLEDQAEKRKIKIVRATRVSKDGFLMPPLDLLQMPPLGEPSESVMDLYDTGAALLQTLTTFGVEYVPNSLEKFPGPIITRFEFKPAPGIKINQIVNLADDLALALKASRIRIIAPVPGKSAVGVEIPNRKAQKVYLREIINSDAFQRSKYKLPLALGKTTMGAPYVVDLARMPHLLIAGATGSGKSVCLNAVITSLLYRHTPKTLRFIFIDPKILELSIYADIPFLARPVVTKPKMAESVLAGAVNEMEERYRRLATQSVRSLDDYNAKVEDAEKLPYLLIVVDELADMMMSPSASKIELLITRLAQMARAVGIHLILATQRPSVDVITGLIKANFSSRIAFQVASKVDSRTILDANGAEKLLGQGDMLLLLAGEPEPLRVHGAYVSSEETEAIVGFLKENAGDSKPMDAFSEDAEKAIVERNNNDVLLPEAAELVIRHKQGSVSLLQRRLGIGYQRAARIMDQLEAAGVVGPYDGSKAREILVDRSYLDQLKKDKPSV; encoded by the coding sequence ATGGGTGTAAAGTCCTTTTTCCACGCCGGCAATCGTCCCGAAATCACCGGGTTCCTGTTGATTGTCCTGGCGATCTTCCTGCTCCTCTCGCTCGCCAGCTACCATCAGGGCGACATTGAGCAGTTTACGCCCGCCGAGCCCGCCGCACCGGCCACCATCGGTGAAGACCCCGATTATCTCATCAGCGAGGGGGACTATCGCGATGAGCTGGAAATCGCCGCCCAACAGGAGCAGGCACAGGCTCAAGGCGAGCAGAGTCTCGTCAATGAAGAACTTCCCGAGCCACGCTCACTGTCTTTCTCAGAGCTTCTTGATGTGCGGGTTGAAAACGCTGCCGGAATCGTCGGTGCGTTCGTGGCAGAATACACTCTGCGCGGCGTCGGCCGCTCCGCCTTTATTCTGACCTTCGTATTGATACTGATCGGCTGGAAGATGCTCTTCGGCTACCAGACTTCGTGGATTCGCAATAAGATGCTGGTGGTTTTTGCATTCGTGTTCGTTTTGGGCACGCTGCTCCACCTGCTTGACTTGAGTAACACCCACATTGCCGAGACGTTGACGGTCAGCCTGTCCGGAGCGCTGGGTCTGTCGATCGCCCAGGTGATCAAATCGCTTTTTGCCGTCGCCGGCGGATTCGCAATTCTCGGCGCAACCTTGATCTTTCTGTTCTTTGCCATCGTCCCCTTCCGGCCGGGAACGATCCGTAAGGGTCTTGACACGGGAGTATCGGTTGCGGGGCGCTCCTCCAAGACGGCAGTGTTTCATCTCAAGGAGCAGTCGAAGACTTGGATGGGGAGCCTGAGGGAGCTTATCAAGCGACCTCCCAAGGCAATCGAACCGGAGCTTGAACCGGAGGTGCATCCTGCTCAGCCAGTCGCTGAGGAGGCGATACCGGTGTACGAAGTGCCCGTTACACCACCCCCACCGCGGAAGGAACCGGAGCAGTTGCCGTTGCGGCTGGAGGATCAGGCGGAAAAGCGCAAGATCAAGATTGTCCGCGCCACGCGGGTCTCCAAGGACGGCTTCCTGATGCCGCCGCTCGATTTGCTGCAGATGCCGCCGTTGGGCGAGCCATCTGAGTCGGTGATGGACCTCTATGATACCGGCGCCGCATTGCTCCAGACTTTGACGACCTTCGGGGTCGAGTACGTTCCGAACAGCCTCGAGAAATTCCCCGGGCCGATCATCACGCGCTTCGAGTTCAAGCCCGCCCCCGGCATCAAGATTAATCAGATCGTCAACCTTGCCGATGACCTGGCTTTGGCACTCAAAGCTTCGCGGATTCGCATTATCGCTCCAGTACCGGGGAAATCGGCGGTGGGAGTTGAAATCCCCAATCGCAAAGCCCAGAAGGTCTATTTGCGGGAGATAATCAACTCCGACGCCTTCCAACGATCGAAATACAAACTGCCTCTGGCGCTGGGCAAGACCACGATGGGGGCACCCTATGTGGTTGATCTGGCCCGGATGCCGCATTTGCTGATTGCCGGTGCCACCGGTTCAGGAAAGTCGGTCTGCCTGAACGCGGTTATCACGAGCCTGCTGTACAGGCACACACCCAAGACGCTCCGGTTCATCTTCATCGATCCCAAGATTCTGGAGCTGTCGATTTATGCGGATATCCCATTTTTGGCGCGGCCGGTTGTTACCAAGCCCAAAATGGCCGAATCGGTGCTGGCCGGAGCTGTCAATGAGATGGAGGAGCGCTATCGTCGTTTGGCGACTCAGTCGGTGCGCTCGCTCGACGATTACAACGCGAAGGTCGAGGACGCAGAGAAGTTGCCATACCTGTTGATCGTCGTCGACGAGCTGGCGGACATGATGATGTCGCCGTCAGCGTCAAAAATCGAACTTCTGATAACTCGTCTGGCTCAGATGGCGCGGGCGGTGGGGATCCATTTGATTCTGGCTACCCAGCGGCCATCGGTGGATGTCATCACCGGACTGATCAAGGCTAACTTCAGCTCCCGCATCGCGTTCCAGGTGGCGTCCAAGGTTGATAGCCGCACCATCCTCGATGCCAACGGCGCGGAGAAGCTCTTGGGGCAGGGAGACATGCTCTTACTTCTGGCGGGTGAGCCGGAACCGCTGCGGGTTCACGGGGCTTATGTCTCCTCAGAGGAGACCGAGGCGATTGTAGGATTCCTCAAGGAGAATGCCGGCGATTCCAAACCGATGGACGCCTTCTCCGAGGATGCCGAGAAAGCGATCGTCGAGCGCAATAATAACGATGTCCTGCTTCCCGAAGCCGCTGAATTAGTGATCCGGCATAAACAAGGATCGGTGTCGCTGCTGCAACGCCGCCTGGGGATCGGATATCAGAGAGCCGCCCGCATTATGGATCAACTTGAGGCTGCGGGAGTCGTCGGTCCCTACGATGGCTCCAAGGCACGTGAGATCCTGGTCGATCGGAGCTATCTCGACCAGCTCAAAAAAGACAAACCTTCAGTCTGA